A genomic region of Noviherbaspirillum sp. L7-7A contains the following coding sequences:
- the ligD gene encoding DNA ligase D encodes MTLDKYIAKRDFNKTPEPRGEVAQPGARLSFVIQKHAASKLHYDFRLELDGTLKSWAIPRGPSLDPREKRLAVHVEDHPVSYGSFEGTIPAHEYGGGEVIVWDRGSWTPVGDPAEGYRKGHLKFRLEGEKLSGGWALLRMRRPGSDKDNWLLVKERDESAREGKEAEVTELLPDSVLSGRSVGKAARTAPAKTGKALKAEAQARSAAAPKAAKRAGPAKTGQGVKAPLPAMLEPQLATLTDRAPEGDDWLAEIKFDGYRALCRIDKGKAVFYTRAGNDWTAKWPDIAEAATQLPAETAWLDGEVVALDEQGNVSFQMLQNMAQHRGRLAYYAFDLPYLNGYDLRAMPLSQRKELLRTLLEKADPAGPVRYSDHLQGKVADAFSHACMHGLEGIMVKRADAPYAATRTESWLKVKCQQRQEFVVGGYTDPAGKREKFGALLLGVFEDDGSLRYVGRVGTGFNADTLRALHKDFTDLATDAPPFRDPPKKRGTPGLHWLQPKLIAEVKFAQWTNDGLIRQGAFMGMRSDKPAGEIRQERPVPVEEAERHAREETGDAAPANTRVKRSAGRDKPAPDQAVVAGVRLSHATRILFSEARVTKLDLAHYYEDIADWILPHLKQRPLTLVRCPQGHHCFFQKHANETTAEGVGRIEVPTGGATATYMSAGTLPGLISLVQMGVLELHTWGAREGHLDRPDRMIFDLDPDAGLEWKQVVEGAQLVRSLLRDIGLTSFVKTTGGKGLHVVVPLAPRHTWDEVKAFSKAVAAQLEQVLPDRFIANMSKARRSGRIFVDYLRNASEATAVAAYSTRAKPHAAVSTPLHWDELADSSLRSDHYTVLNLRQRLASLKQDPWADYFKVKQEISRKMRDAFEA; translated from the coding sequence ATGACACTGGACAAGTACATCGCAAAGCGCGACTTCAACAAGACGCCGGAACCACGCGGCGAAGTGGCCCAACCCGGCGCCAGGCTGTCCTTCGTGATCCAGAAGCATGCGGCCAGCAAGCTGCACTACGACTTCCGGCTGGAGCTGGACGGCACGCTCAAGAGCTGGGCCATCCCCAGGGGCCCGAGCCTGGACCCCAGGGAAAAGCGGCTGGCGGTCCATGTGGAAGACCACCCGGTTTCGTATGGCAGCTTCGAAGGCACCATACCGGCGCATGAATACGGCGGCGGCGAAGTGATCGTATGGGACCGTGGCAGCTGGACGCCGGTCGGCGACCCGGCCGAAGGCTATCGCAAGGGCCACCTGAAGTTCAGGCTGGAGGGCGAAAAGCTCTCTGGCGGCTGGGCCCTGCTGCGCATGCGCAGGCCGGGCTCGGACAAGGACAACTGGCTGCTGGTCAAGGAACGCGATGAGTCAGCGCGCGAAGGCAAGGAAGCCGAGGTCACGGAGCTGCTGCCCGACAGCGTGTTGTCTGGCAGGAGCGTTGGCAAGGCGGCGCGAACAGCCCCTGCGAAAACCGGGAAAGCCCTGAAAGCCGAGGCACAAGCCCGCTCCGCGGCCGCCCCCAAGGCGGCGAAGCGAGCCGGTCCCGCCAAAACCGGCCAGGGCGTCAAGGCGCCGCTGCCGGCAATGCTGGAGCCGCAGCTGGCCACGCTGACCGACCGCGCGCCGGAAGGCGACGACTGGCTGGCCGAGATCAAGTTCGACGGCTACCGCGCCCTGTGCCGCATCGACAAGGGCAAGGCGGTGTTCTATACCCGCGCCGGCAATGACTGGACCGCAAAGTGGCCGGACATTGCAGAAGCCGCAACGCAATTGCCGGCCGAGACTGCCTGGCTCGATGGCGAAGTGGTGGCGCTGGATGAACAGGGCAATGTCAGCTTTCAAATGCTGCAGAACATGGCGCAGCACCGCGGCCGCCTGGCCTACTATGCGTTCGACCTGCCTTACCTGAACGGCTATGACCTGCGCGCGATGCCGCTGTCCCAGCGCAAGGAACTGCTGCGCACGCTGCTGGAAAAGGCCGACCCGGCCGGCCCGGTGCGCTACAGCGACCATCTGCAGGGCAAGGTCGCCGACGCTTTCTCGCATGCCTGCATGCATGGCCTGGAAGGCATCATGGTCAAGCGCGCCGATGCGCCCTATGCCGCCACCCGCACTGAAAGCTGGCTCAAGGTCAAGTGCCAGCAGCGCCAGGAATTCGTGGTGGGCGGCTATACCGACCCGGCCGGCAAGCGCGAGAAGTTCGGCGCGCTGCTTTTGGGCGTGTTCGAGGACGATGGCAGCCTGCGCTATGTGGGCCGGGTGGGCACCGGCTTCAATGCCGACACCCTGCGGGCCCTGCACAAGGACTTCACCGATCTGGCCACCGACGCGCCGCCCTTCCGCGATCCGCCGAAAAAGCGCGGCACCCCAGGCCTGCACTGGCTGCAGCCCAAACTGATCGCCGAAGTGAAATTTGCGCAATGGACCAATGACGGCCTGATCCGCCAGGGCGCCTTCATGGGCATGCGCAGCGACAAGCCCGCCGGCGAGATCCGCCAGGAGCGGCCGGTGCCGGTGGAAGAGGCGGAGCGGCATGCGCGGGAAGAAACCGGCGACGCCGCGCCAGCCAACACCCGCGTCAAGCGCAGCGCAGGCCGCGACAAGCCCGCGCCCGACCAGGCGGTAGTCGCCGGCGTCAGGCTCAGCCATGCGACCCGGATACTGTTCAGCGAGGCCCGCGTCACCAAGCTGGACCTGGCCCATTATTACGAGGACATCGCCGACTGGATCCTGCCCCACCTGAAGCAGCGGCCGCTGACGCTCGTGCGCTGCCCGCAGGGCCATCACTGCTTCTTCCAGAAGCATGCGAACGAGACCACGGCAGAAGGCGTGGGCCGCATCGAGGTGCCTACCGGCGGCGCCACCGCAACCTACATGAGCGCCGGCACCCTGCCCGGCCTGATCAGCCTGGTGCAGATGGGCGTGCTGGAACTGCATACCTGGGGCGCCCGCGAAGGCCATCTGGACCGGCCCGACCGCATGATCTTCGACCTCGACCCGGATGCCGGCCTGGAATGGAAGCAGGTGGTGGAAGGCGCGCAGCTGGTGCGCTCCCTGCTGCGGGACATCGGCCTGACCAGCTTCGTCAAGACGACGGGCGGCAAGGGCCTGCATGTGGTGGTGCCGCTGGCGCCGCGGCATACATGGGACGAGGTCAAGGCGTTCTCGAAAGCGGTGGCGGCGCAGCTGGAGCAGGTGCTGCCTGACCGCTTCATCGCCAACATGAGCAAGGCCAGGCGTAGCGGCAGGATCTTCGTCGATTACCTGCGCAATGCGTCGGAAGCGACCGCGGTGGCGGCCTATTCCACCCGTGCCAAGCCGCATGCGGCGGTGTCGACGCCGCTGCATTGGGACGAGCTGGCCGACAGCAGCCTGCGCTCGGATCATTACACCGTGCTGAACCTGCGGCAGCGGCTGGCCAGCTTGAAGCAGGACCC
- a CDS encoding aromatic ring-hydroxylating dioxygenase subunit alpha produces the protein MLTTKQKVLRKFWYAIMPVAHLQDGPRPFRLMGEDIVLFLKEDGKPAALKDRCCHRTAKLSKGFVEHGNIVCGYHGWTYNGEGACVRIPQNPDGNIPRGACVPSYRCEEKYGYAWVALDEPLQPIPHFPEEGDPAYRRIHQFYQKWNTSPFRMMENSFDNSHFSFVHKANFGMIDKPLPSKYEFRPNEWGFEAETHVPIRNPEQSHRITGTTEPVTERHLVNRWFMPFSRRFGCVYPASGRHHIIYNCATPIDDDTMMLAQWLYRNDSEEDCPTQELIDWDRPITDEDREILEATDPDACMDTRRRQEFHMESDKPGLLMRKMLLELLQREGEEEVFRVSTQIPVRQS, from the coding sequence ATGTTGACCACCAAGCAGAAAGTGCTCAGGAAATTCTGGTACGCGATCATGCCGGTTGCGCACCTGCAGGATGGCCCCAGGCCATTCCGGCTGATGGGCGAGGATATCGTGCTGTTCCTGAAGGAAGACGGCAAGCCGGCCGCGCTGAAGGACCGCTGCTGCCACCGCACCGCGAAACTCTCCAAGGGCTTTGTCGAACACGGCAATATCGTCTGCGGCTACCACGGCTGGACCTATAACGGCGAAGGCGCCTGCGTGCGCATTCCGCAGAACCCCGACGGCAACATACCGCGCGGCGCCTGCGTGCCGTCCTATCGCTGCGAGGAAAAGTACGGCTATGCCTGGGTCGCGCTGGACGAGCCGCTGCAGCCGATACCCCACTTCCCGGAAGAGGGCGATCCGGCCTACCGCCGCATCCACCAGTTCTACCAGAAGTGGAACACCAGCCCGTTCCGCATGATGGAGAACTCCTTCGACAATTCCCATTTCAGCTTTGTGCACAAGGCCAATTTCGGGATGATCGACAAGCCGCTGCCATCGAAATACGAGTTCCGGCCGAACGAGTGGGGCTTCGAGGCCGAGACCCATGTGCCGATCCGCAATCCCGAGCAGAGCCACCGCATCACCGGCACCACCGAGCCTGTGACCGAGCGCCATCTGGTCAACCGCTGGTTCATGCCGTTCTCGCGCCGCTTCGGCTGCGTGTACCCGGCGTCGGGCCGCCATCACATCATCTACAACTGCGCCACGCCGATCGATGACGACACCATGATGCTGGCGCAATGGCTGTACCGCAACGACAGCGAGGAAGACTGCCCGACCCAGGAGCTCATCGATTGGGACCGTCCGATCACGGACGAGGACCGCGAGATCCTTGAAGCGACCGATCCCGATGCCTGCATGGATACCCGCCGGCGCCAGGAATTCCACATGGAGTCGGACAAGCCGGGCCTGCTGATGCGCAAGATGCTGCTGGAGCTGCTGCAGCGCGAAGGCGAAGAGGAAGTGTTCCGCGTGTCGACCCAGATACCGGTCAGGCAGTCCTAG
- a CDS encoding Ku protein, with amino-acid sequence MQRSLWKGAISFGLVHIPVQMFSAEDRGHELDLTMLDKRDFAPIGYKRINKDTGKEVEWDDIVKGYEYEKDHFVVLSPEDLRRANVEATQTVDIMTFVDAAEVPVVYFEHPYYLTPDKGGEKVYALLREALARSGMMGIAQVVIRARQHLVALLPMGDMIVMNTLRYNDEIRAIDDFELPRSNSRKLALQEKEIEMALALVKGMAGDFEPEQYHDTYREDVLALVQRKIKANQTRLITPSEEEEEAPARGDNIVDLMALLRESVNSRGKAPAKKGPAKKAANHEPARKTRARA; translated from the coding sequence ATGCAGAGAAGCCTTTGGAAAGGCGCGATCAGCTTCGGCCTGGTTCACATCCCGGTGCAGATGTTTTCCGCCGAAGACCGTGGCCACGAACTCGATCTCACCATGCTGGACAAGCGGGACTTCGCGCCGATCGGCTACAAGCGGATCAACAAGGACACCGGCAAGGAAGTCGAGTGGGACGACATCGTCAAGGGCTACGAATACGAGAAGGACCATTTCGTCGTGCTGTCGCCGGAAGACCTGCGGCGCGCCAATGTCGAAGCCACCCAGACGGTGGACATCATGACCTTCGTCGATGCGGCCGAGGTGCCGGTGGTGTATTTCGAGCATCCCTATTACCTGACGCCCGACAAGGGCGGCGAAAAGGTCTATGCACTGCTGCGGGAGGCGCTGGCCCGTTCCGGCATGATGGGCATTGCCCAGGTGGTGATACGCGCCCGCCAGCACCTGGTCGCGCTGCTGCCCATGGGCGACATGATCGTGATGAACACGCTGCGCTACAACGACGAGATCCGCGCAATCGACGACTTCGAACTGCCGCGCAGCAATAGCCGGAAGCTGGCCCTGCAGGAAAAGGAAATCGAGATGGCGCTGGCCCTGGTCAAGGGCATGGCCGGCGATTTCGAGCCCGAGCAATATCACGACACCTACCGCGAAGACGTGCTGGCGCTGGTGCAGCGCAAGATCAAGGCCAACCAGACCAGGCTCATCACGCCGTCCGAAGAGGAAGAGGAAGCGCCGGCCCGTGGCGACAATATCGTGGACCTGATGGCGCTGCTGCGGGAAAGCGTCAACAGCCGCGGCAAGGCGCCTGCGAAGAAGGGGCCCGCCAAGAAGGCGGCAAACCATGAACCCGCCAGGAAAACCCGGGCCCGCGCATGA
- a CDS encoding ABC transporter ATP-binding protein, with the protein MDDDVLLLANQVEKTYPNGTHALDRVRLKIRRGEFVSLLGPSGCGKSTLLKMYAGLETPSAGQIRWWGGSMATVNTPGRTLAMVFQEATLMPWARVEDNVRLPLDLAGVPRADSTARVDEALELVGLAKFGKSYPRELSGGMQMRASIARALATRPNLLLMDEPFGALDEFTRNKLDADLRRLWAERDITVVFVTHSIYEAVYLSSKVVVMAARPGRVIAEVPIDGPLVRDEAFRVSPQFLGYCQQLSALLVEANQL; encoded by the coding sequence ATGGACGACGATGTGCTGCTGCTGGCCAACCAGGTCGAGAAGACTTATCCGAACGGCACCCATGCGCTGGACCGGGTGCGCCTGAAAATACGGCGTGGCGAATTCGTGTCGCTGCTGGGCCCGTCCGGCTGCGGCAAGAGCACGCTTCTGAAGATGTATGCCGGCCTGGAGACGCCGTCGGCCGGCCAGATACGCTGGTGGGGCGGCAGCATGGCCACCGTGAATACGCCGGGCCGCACGCTGGCCATGGTGTTCCAGGAAGCCACGCTGATGCCCTGGGCGAGGGTGGAAGACAATGTCCGGCTGCCGCTGGACCTGGCCGGCGTGCCGCGCGCCGACAGCACGGCGCGCGTGGACGAGGCACTGGAGCTGGTGGGTCTGGCCAAGTTCGGCAAGTCCTATCCGCGCGAACTGTCCGGCGGGATGCAGATGCGCGCCTCGATTGCCCGCGCGCTGGCAACCCGGCCCAATCTGCTGCTGATGGACGAACCCTTCGGCGCCCTGGACGAGTTCACCCGCAACAAGCTCGATGCCGATCTGCGCCGCCTGTGGGCCGAGCGCGATATCACCGTCGTGTTCGTCACCCACAGCATCTACGAGGCGGTGTACCTGTCGAGCAAGGTGGTGGTGATGGCGGCGCGTCCGGGCCGCGTGATCGCCGAGGTGCCGATCGACGGGCCGCTGGTGCGCGACGAGGCGTTCCGCGTGTCGCCGCAATTCCTGGGCTATTGCCAGCAGCTGTCGGCGCTGCTGGTCGAAGCCAACCAGCTCTGA
- a CDS encoding LysR substrate-binding domain-containing protein: MLHPPRLYVYLDAVARAGSIRKAAEVLHVASTALNRKILEAEEDLGTPLFERLPRGVRLTAAGEVMLSFVRRSLSELESATSQVEQLRGLMRGEVRLGCAESVGTDIVPRIVAGWQARHPGVQFHLQVGGTQSLMAALMQDEVELVVAHDPPPPPQVKLLADMAQPLHVMMRPGHPLASHRSLRLADCQAYPVALGDISFGSRRLLDTHIARSRLKLRVVVQSSSVETIKAFARHGDALCFQFEAGTRRDCALGELVSRPLSDAALAGSRLQLVARAGRALPVAALTFAEALRQALFEEG; encoded by the coding sequence ATGCTGCATCCGCCGCGGCTGTATGTGTATCTCGACGCGGTCGCCCGCGCCGGCTCGATCCGCAAGGCGGCCGAGGTGCTGCATGTGGCGTCCACCGCGCTCAACCGCAAGATACTGGAAGCCGAGGAAGACCTGGGAACGCCGCTGTTCGAGCGGCTGCCGCGCGGCGTGCGCCTGACCGCCGCCGGCGAGGTGATGCTGTCCTTCGTGCGGCGCAGCCTGTCCGAGCTGGAATCGGCCACCAGCCAGGTCGAGCAACTGCGCGGCCTGATGCGCGGCGAGGTGCGGCTGGGCTGCGCGGAGTCGGTCGGCACCGACATCGTTCCGCGCATCGTCGCCGGCTGGCAGGCCAGGCATCCCGGCGTGCAGTTTCATTTGCAGGTGGGCGGCACCCAGAGCCTGATGGCGGCGCTGATGCAGGATGAAGTCGAGCTGGTGGTGGCGCATGACCCGCCGCCGCCGCCGCAGGTCAAGCTGCTTGCCGACATGGCGCAGCCGCTGCATGTGATGATGCGACCCGGCCATCCATTGGCGTCGCACCGCAGCCTGCGCCTGGCCGACTGCCAGGCGTATCCGGTTGCGCTGGGAGATATCTCTTTCGGCAGCCGCCGGCTGCTCGACACCCATATCGCGAGGTCAAGGTTGAAGCTGCGCGTGGTGGTCCAGTCCAGTTCGGTGGAAACCATCAAGGCATTCGCCCGCCATGGCGATGCGCTGTGCTTCCAGTTCGAAGCCGGCACCCGGCGCGACTGCGCGCTGGGGGAGCTGGTGAGCCGGCCCCTGAGCGATGCGGCGCTGGCCGGAAGCCGCCTGCAGCTGGTGGCGCGTGCCGGCCGTGCGCTGCCGGTGGCGGCGCTGACTTTTGCCGAAGCGCTCAGGCAGGCGCTGTTCGAGGAGGGTTAA
- a CDS encoding ABC transporter permease: MTSPSSAPVPARRPLLANPHAQRIVAPLVVGALLLLLWQALCTAFEVPVYLVPTPSAIFRTLVADWPLLFGALLVTLRITFLAFALAVVLGVAAAFLFVQNRLLEASLFPYAILLQVTPIVAIAPLIIIWVKTPLPALTICATMMALFPIISNTVLGLRSVNPGLLNLFRLNRATRWQTLVRLRIPSALPSFFGGLRISSGLALIGAVVAEFVAGTGGSGTGLAYQILQAGFELNIPRLFAALLMITVTGVLLFGLMVTLSRLALSRWHESEME, encoded by the coding sequence ATGACATCCCCATCTTCCGCGCCCGTCCCGGCGCGCCGGCCCCTGCTGGCCAATCCGCATGCGCAGCGCATCGTCGCGCCGCTGGTCGTGGGCGCGCTGTTGCTGCTGCTGTGGCAGGCGCTGTGCACCGCCTTCGAGGTGCCGGTCTACCTGGTGCCAACGCCATCGGCCATCTTCAGGACGCTAGTGGCGGACTGGCCGCTGCTGTTCGGCGCGCTGCTGGTCACGCTGCGCATCACCTTCCTGGCCTTCGCGCTGGCGGTGGTGCTGGGCGTGGCGGCCGCCTTCCTGTTCGTGCAGAACCGGCTGCTGGAAGCCAGCCTGTTTCCGTATGCGATCCTGCTGCAGGTCACGCCCATCGTGGCCATCGCGCCGCTGATCATCATCTGGGTCAAGACGCCGCTTCCGGCGCTGACCATTTGCGCCACGATGATGGCCCTGTTCCCCATCATTTCCAATACCGTGCTCGGCCTGCGCAGCGTCAACCCCGGCCTGCTGAACCTGTTCAGGCTCAACCGCGCCACCCGCTGGCAGACGCTGGTGCGGCTGCGCATTCCGAGCGCCTTGCCCAGCTTCTTCGGCGGCCTGCGGATCTCCTCCGGCCTGGCGCTGATCGGGGCGGTGGTGGCCGAGTTCGTCGCCGGCACCGGCGGCAGCGGCACCGGCCTTGCCTACCAGATCCTGCAGGCCGGCTTCGAGCTCAACATACCGCGGCTGTTTGCGGCGCTCCTGATGATTACCGTCACCGGCGTGCTGCTGTTTGGCCTGATGGTGACGCTGTCGCGGCTGGCGCTGTCGCGCTGGCATGAAAGCGAAATGGAGTAA
- a CDS encoding VWA domain-containing protein: protein MTFLWPEMLFLLLLVPLLLGLYFWLLRRRKRMAVRYASLAMVREAMGPAQRMRRHIPPLLFLLSLILMLLAVARPAAVVTLPSMNETVILAIDVSGSMRANDVQPNRLAAAQAAARAFIEDQPQTTRIGVVSFAGTASLVQAPTRVKEDLLAAIDRFQLQRGTAVGSGILVSLKALIPEVEFDLQSDNPRPAKREGGARSLDKQVAQAQAPAQEFKPVAPGSYSSAVIILLTDGQTTTGPDPLESAKMAAERGVRIFTVGVGTVNGEILGEEGWSMRVRLDEDALKDIAKTTHAQYFYAGNATDLTNIYKSLNSRLVMEKKSTEITALFSAVAAFLALLAAGLSMLWFNRIL, encoded by the coding sequence ATGACTTTTCTGTGGCCAGAAATGCTGTTCCTGCTGCTGCTCGTGCCGCTGCTGCTGGGCCTGTACTTCTGGCTGCTGCGGCGCAGGAAGCGCATGGCGGTGCGCTACGCCAGCCTGGCCATGGTCAGGGAGGCGATGGGGCCGGCGCAGCGCATGCGGCGCCACATACCGCCGCTGCTGTTTTTGCTGTCCCTCATCCTGATGCTGCTGGCCGTGGCCCGTCCGGCGGCGGTGGTGACGCTGCCGTCGATGAACGAGACCGTGATCCTGGCCATCGACGTCTCGGGCAGCATGCGCGCCAATGACGTGCAGCCCAATCGACTCGCCGCCGCGCAGGCGGCGGCGCGCGCCTTCATCGAGGACCAGCCGCAGACCACCCGCATCGGCGTGGTGTCCTTTGCCGGCACCGCCTCGCTGGTGCAGGCGCCCACCCGGGTCAAGGAAGACCTGCTGGCAGCAATCGACCGCTTCCAGCTGCAGCGCGGCACCGCGGTTGGCAGCGGCATCCTGGTGTCGCTCAAGGCGCTGATTCCGGAAGTCGAATTCGACCTGCAGTCGGACAATCCGCGCCCGGCCAAGCGCGAAGGCGGCGCCCGCTCGCTGGACAAGCAGGTGGCGCAAGCTCAGGCGCCGGCGCAGGAATTCAAGCCGGTGGCGCCCGGCTCCTATTCGTCGGCGGTGATCATCCTGCTCACCGACGGCCAGACCACCACCGGCCCCGACCCGCTGGAATCGGCCAAGATGGCGGCCGAGCGCGGCGTGCGCATCTTCACGGTGGGCGTGGGCACGGTCAATGGCGAGATCCTGGGCGAGGAAGGCTGGTCGATGCGGGTGCGACTCGACGAGGATGCGCTGAAGGACATTGCCAAGACCACCCATGCCCAGTACTTCTATGCCGGCAATGCCACCGACCTGACCAACATTTACAAGTCGCTCAACTCGCGGCTGGTGATGGAAAAGAAATCGACCGAGATCACGGCGCTGTTCTCGGCGGTGGCGGCCTTCCTGGCGCTGCTGGCAGCCGGGCTGTCGATGCTGTGGTTTAACCGGATACTGTAG
- a CDS encoding ABC transporter substrate-binding protein: protein MTTTPSFRRLRHAACGLLLTLTAASALAADKVTFLTSWYAQAEHGGFYQALAKGIYQKHGLDVTIKMGGPQVNGMQLLTSGQADFLMGYDLQVLKSVEQGLPVTTVAASFQTDLQGMLTHDDVNGLADLKNNKTVLVSTSGRTTWWPWLKSRYSLTDAQSRPYTFNLQPFMADANTAQQAYPSSEPFQAMKAGVKSKFFLFANDGYPPYGTTIVTMNKTVQDKPDVVARFVKASMEGWKSYMADPAAANVLIKQENPNMKDDQLAFAMEKLKEYNFVGGGDASKQGIGTMSDARWKKTYDFMVEAGLLKAEADWKKAYTTQFVKDLKVMP from the coding sequence ATGACTACGACGCCCTCATTCCGTCGGCTGCGGCATGCCGCCTGTGGCCTGCTGCTGACGCTTACCGCCGCAAGCGCCCTCGCTGCCGACAAGGTGACCTTCCTGACGTCCTGGTATGCGCAAGCCGAGCACGGCGGCTTTTACCAGGCGCTGGCCAAGGGCATCTATCAGAAGCATGGACTCGATGTAACCATCAAGATGGGCGGTCCCCAGGTCAATGGCATGCAGCTGCTCACCAGCGGCCAGGCCGATTTCCTGATGGGCTATGACCTGCAAGTGCTGAAGAGCGTGGAGCAGGGCCTGCCGGTGACCACCGTCGCCGCATCGTTTCAGACCGATCTGCAGGGCATGCTGACCCATGACGACGTCAATGGCCTGGCCGACCTGAAGAACAACAAGACCGTGCTGGTGTCGACCTCGGGCCGCACCACCTGGTGGCCGTGGCTCAAGAGCCGCTACAGCCTGACCGATGCGCAATCGCGCCCTTACACCTTCAACCTGCAGCCCTTCATGGCCGACGCCAATACCGCGCAGCAGGCCTATCCATCGTCCGAACCCTTCCAGGCAATGAAGGCCGGCGTGAAGTCGAAGTTCTTCCTGTTCGCCAATGACGGCTATCCGCCTTATGGCACCACCATCGTCACCATGAACAAGACGGTGCAGGACAAGCCGGATGTGGTGGCACGCTTCGTGAAAGCCAGCATGGAAGGCTGGAAGAGCTATATGGCCGACCCGGCCGCGGCCAACGTCCTGATCAAGCAGGAAAACCCGAACATGAAGGATGACCAGCTCGCCTTCGCAATGGAGAAGCTCAAGGAATACAACTTCGTGGGCGGCGGCGATGCGTCGAAGCAGGGCATAGGCACGATGTCGGACGCGCGCTGGAAGAAGACCTATGACTTCATGGTGGAGGCCGGCCTGCTCAAGGCCGAGGCCGACTGGAAGAAGGCCTATACCACCCAGTTCGTGAAAGACCTGAAGGTCATGCCGTAA
- a CDS encoding MDR family MFS transporter: protein MTDLSQPAAAERPAFTHAQVRSIIIGVLLAILMGALDQTIISVALPVLSAELGGFAWLAWVVSGYLVAVAVITPIYGKLGDLYGRRLMLSVSIGIFLAASVVCALSTSMAMLVIGRVLQGIGGGGLISISQGIIADVVSPRERGRYQGYVSGTYAVASVAGPLLGGLLTHYLSWRWVFWINLPLGLAAFLVSRRALATLSPPRVERRIDYLGALLLSVGLTALLVGITRIGQGVSWDETRNLALFGGALAVLAVFLRQQALAAEPILPLYLFRIPTVVLCCGILFIAFAQVVSLSVLIPLRLQMLTGSGADGAALQLVPLTLAIPLGAYTGGQLMARTGRFRPLQRIGAAIVPFGIAGLGLLGPERYLLGGVLMVAIGVGIGLQFPTALVAVQSAVARRDIGVATATAAFSRSLGAAISVAVLTAMLLSALQASAPDLAGTVGGGEMMKDLVGGALARLSGDERLRVAAAVSQSFSHIFFISAALSCFSFLFAWRLPDTVLAGPGGH, encoded by the coding sequence ATGACCGATCTGTCCCAGCCCGCCGCAGCCGAACGCCCCGCCTTCACCCATGCCCAGGTCCGCTCCATCATCATTGGCGTGCTGCTCGCCATCCTGATGGGCGCGCTGGACCAGACCATCATCTCGGTTGCCCTGCCGGTGCTGTCGGCCGAGCTGGGCGGCTTTGCCTGGCTGGCCTGGGTGGTATCGGGCTACCTTGTGGCGGTGGCGGTGATCACGCCGATCTACGGCAAGCTTGGCGACCTCTACGGCCGGCGGCTGATGCTGTCGGTGTCGATCGGCATCTTCCTGGCGGCTTCGGTCGTGTGTGCGCTGTCGACCTCGATGGCGATGCTGGTGATAGGGCGTGTGCTGCAGGGCATAGGCGGCGGCGGCCTGATCTCGATCTCGCAGGGCATCATCGCCGACGTGGTGTCGCCACGCGAACGCGGCCGCTACCAGGGCTACGTCAGCGGCACCTATGCGGTGGCCAGCGTCGCCGGGCCGCTGCTGGGCGGGCTGCTTACGCACTACCTGTCTTGGCGCTGGGTGTTCTGGATCAACCTGCCGCTCGGCCTGGCGGCATTCTTGGTATCGCGCCGGGCGCTGGCCACGCTGTCGCCACCGCGGGTGGAGCGCCGCATCGATTATCTCGGCGCGCTGCTGCTGTCGGTCGGCCTGACCGCGCTGCTGGTTGGCATCACCCGCATCGGCCAGGGCGTGTCCTGGGACGAAACGCGCAACCTGGCGCTGTTCGGCGGCGCGCTGGCCGTGCTGGCCGTCTTCCTGCGCCAGCAGGCGCTGGCCGCCGAGCCCATCCTGCCGCTCTATCTGTTTCGCATTCCCACGGTGGTGCTGTGCTGCGGCATCCTGTTTATTGCCTTCGCGCAGGTGGTCTCGCTGTCGGTGCTGATCCCGCTGCGCCTGCAGATGCTGACCGGCAGCGGCGCCGACGGCGCGGCGCTGCAGCTGGTGCCGCTGACGCTGGCCATTCCGCTGGGCGCCTACACCGGCGGCCAGCTGATGGCGCGCACCGGCCGCTTCCGGCCGCTGCAGCGCATTGGCGCGGCCATCGTGCCCTTTGGCATCGCCGGCCTGGGCCTGCTCGGGCCGGAACGGTACCTGCTCGGCGGCGTGCTGATGGTGGCCATCGGCGTGGGCATCGGCCTGCAGTTTCCGACCGCGCTGGTGGCGGTGCAAAGCGCGGTGGCGCGACGCGACATCGGCGTGGCCACGGCCACCGCGGCCTTCTCGCGTTCGCTGGGCGCGGCCATCAGCGTGGCGGTGCTGACGGCGATGCTGCTGTCGGCGCTGCAGGCCAGCGCGCCGGACCTGGCGGGCACGGTGGGCGGCGGCGAAATGATGAAGGACCTGGTCGGCGGCGCGCTGGCGAGGCTGTCCGGCGACGAGCGCCTGCGGGTGGCGGCGGCGGTCAGCCAGTCGTTCAGCCATATCTTCTTTATCAGCGCGGCCCTGTCGTGCTTCTCGTTTCTGTTTGCGTGGCGGCTGCCGGATACGGTGCTGGCCGGGCCTGGCGGGCATTGA